The Nocardia arthritidis genome has a window encoding:
- a CDS encoding TetR/AcrR family transcriptional regulator: MARQARAEITRDSVLAGAADVFLRLGYANASLSEIIAQSNVTKGALYFHFGSKEELARAVVDQGNERLVSSCQGFFDPRVPALEACIGITYVVADLSMNDPMVGAMLKLTHQIGDYRGAQGDNIAKTWGDTYRVLAERAIAQGDLEADLEPEVIGVLLQEVTAGVHIIAVGTETMDQMATRMERAWYFLLPSIVPAEKLSYFREFAARRLRRYVP, encoded by the coding sequence ATGGCTAGGCAAGCGCGCGCGGAGATCACCCGCGATTCCGTTCTCGCGGGCGCGGCCGATGTCTTTTTGCGGTTGGGATATGCCAACGCGAGCCTCAGTGAGATCATCGCGCAGTCCAATGTGACCAAGGGCGCCTTGTACTTTCACTTCGGTTCGAAGGAAGAACTGGCCCGCGCGGTGGTCGATCAGGGCAACGAGCGACTGGTCAGCTCCTGCCAGGGATTCTTCGATCCCCGGGTGCCCGCGCTGGAGGCGTGCATCGGCATCACCTATGTGGTCGCCGATCTGTCGATGAACGATCCGATGGTCGGCGCCATGCTCAAGCTGACCCATCAGATCGGCGACTATCGCGGCGCCCAGGGTGACAACATCGCCAAGACCTGGGGCGACACCTACCGGGTGCTCGCCGAACGGGCCATCGCCCAGGGCGATCTGGAGGCCGATCTCGAACCCGAGGTGATCGGCGTGCTGCTCCAGGAGGTCACCGCGGGCGTGCACATCATCGCGGTCGGCACCGAGACCATGGACCAGATGGCAACCAGGATGGAACGGGCCTGGTACTTCCTGCTGCCGTCCATCGTGCCCGCCGAAAAGCTTTCGTACTTCCGGGAATTCGCGGCCCGGCGGTTGCGGCGCTACGTGCCGTAG
- a CDS encoding TetR/AcrR family transcriptional regulator, which produces MSSGEQRAPRPRMTGTQRRQQLIEIGRALFAERGYDATSIEEIAQRAQVSKPVVYEHFGGKEGLYAVVVDREMSMLLDMIVSSLTQNRSRVRLEQVALALLTYIEERTDGFRILVRDQPAATADGRYSSLLNEAVNQVAHILAGDFDRRGFDTSLATLYAQGLVGMVSTAATWWLDERKPSKEVVAAHLVNLCWNGLQHLEADPQLSSEWRTGSAD; this is translated from the coding sequence TGTCATCGGGTGAGCAACGCGCGCCCCGGCCGCGGATGACGGGCACCCAGCGGCGCCAGCAGTTGATCGAGATCGGGCGGGCGCTGTTCGCCGAGCGCGGGTACGACGCCACCTCGATCGAGGAGATCGCGCAGCGGGCCCAGGTCTCCAAACCCGTGGTGTACGAACACTTCGGCGGTAAGGAAGGGCTGTACGCGGTGGTGGTCGACCGCGAAATGTCCATGTTGCTGGACATGATCGTGTCCTCCCTCACCCAGAATCGGTCACGGGTGCGCTTGGAGCAGGTCGCGCTGGCGCTGCTGACCTATATCGAGGAGCGCACCGACGGCTTCCGCATCCTGGTGCGCGACCAGCCGGCCGCGACCGCCGACGGCCGCTATTCGAGCCTGCTCAACGAGGCGGTGAATCAGGTGGCGCACATCCTGGCGGGCGATTTCGACAGGCGCGGATTCGACACCAGTCTCGCCACCCTCTACGCACAGGGACTGGTCGGTATGGTTTCGACGGCTGCTACCTGGTGGCTGGACGAGCGGAAACCGTCGAAAGAGGTTGTCGCCGCACACCTGGTGAACCTTTGCTGGAACGGACTACAGCACCTGGAGGCCGATCCGCAGCTGAGTTCCGAATGGCGGACCGGTTCTGCGGACTGA